Proteins encoded together in one Corallococcus soli window:
- a CDS encoding protein kinase domain-containing protein: MALSEGRIHRGRATPFPWERQALDLVYKHPSLSDTDPHQAWELHELYDPSSGRLYEVDLLFLSRQGLFLVEIKSHPGVLTGDIVDWTITEGGRRRTIDCPFPGANLKAKVLGDLLGRQLGHERPYVHAAVFLSNVAEVRLDGGRPPWLLLPDDVGSKLVNGLDGSDARRIVNRPMMKQLLQAAHKLGLRPSTTARVVGGYQLGELLDDGEGYQEHLAKNAAVDRDQARVRSYLVPAATSAERRAQLHRAARREARTLAQIGQHPGILAYRSFVDDAPLGPAVLFESFEDSLPLHAFIRQEPNLTFDERLGLLQQIVEAVAHCHRSGVLHRNLAPASVLVRRGTDGRIHVRLHRFQTAAWLEHSSVGTRHFHELSQAVDRLYHAPEVLADPEKATYESDVFSVGCLAWLVLTGQHPAATLAEREQRIKGGKDGEGGLRPSAVRSDLALLDEAIAFATQPNLHARADDISDWFNAFVLEALTRPTVDVSVGADPREAQKGDTLQGGLRVERRLGSGGTALVLHVRREGRDFALKVPHDAGCGERLLSEAKALRDLRHEHIVALRDVVTLGGLPCLLLEFAGDRSLGDVLREQGTLPLELARRYGDDLLSAVQYLEEAGVTHRDIKPTNVGFTSLSKKQSHLLLLDFSLSSADTTAITAGTAEWRDPWLYLRGAWDAEADRFAAAAVLYLTLTGARPSLPQGDATADIVVDAERFDAAVRDRLTTFFRKAFARDPKTRFTSAEAMRHAWSNSLSSPTETDDGASAVALDQVRLETPVDALPLSARARNALDRAGVSTVAELLLLPRNQLSVVRGVGTQVARDIVKVADQLRARFEVENRPMLVPGFARPRLVLDEPEAGIDASTADRLVAAGLKTTVDAALAPAARIEKLLGKPRAAVLRERLVAIAAAEPTPGSLGDWARELIGRSSANEANKRLRVLVGLDPLPDERPDTGLPAARAVPEVAGAFGIEPAQIYSSLQFLRNKRWEDNAAASALTQALSAALDAAAPASSFMELALSLAKARTEGSPTDDDVRTAAALLRVALELRPNPPATWRRIGNTPWVARDPQVLDALAALAERADSLAATEPLPSSEVVRAALAEASAGTPLAALPADQRLALAARASTSAAASARLELYPRGMDATRTLSLSLGALSGTGLTPDVVRKRIAARYPEATPLPGRPALDALLAPHGLIFMADLGAGEYARPGQHANTSMTVTPPSRKPTAPGLPQRSSPDAQRAAAFQDQLERGVAAGRFRVVQVRADAASQATDALAVALKTQAISLDLALTEAVRQTAKELDVEWANIEAADRQGPGGSDWPLLIELVTQATDRVVDDLLKRHAQTLLLAWPGALARYGLAGALSRIVAGAEHGDAPAILLVVPSHDDGTAPSINGRLPVPAPLPSQRLVMPDAWLANAHKAAETP, from the coding sequence GTGGCGCTCTCCGAGGGACGCATCCATCGCGGGCGCGCGACACCGTTCCCCTGGGAACGGCAGGCGCTCGACCTCGTCTACAAGCACCCGTCCCTCTCGGACACCGACCCGCATCAGGCGTGGGAGCTGCACGAGCTCTACGACCCGTCGTCGGGCCGCCTCTACGAGGTCGACCTCCTCTTCCTCTCACGCCAGGGCCTGTTCCTCGTCGAAATCAAGAGCCACCCCGGCGTGCTGACGGGCGACATCGTCGACTGGACCATCACCGAAGGTGGGCGCCGCCGGACCATTGATTGCCCGTTCCCCGGCGCGAACCTCAAGGCGAAGGTGCTCGGCGACCTGCTCGGGCGGCAGCTCGGGCACGAACGCCCCTACGTTCACGCGGCGGTCTTTCTCTCCAACGTCGCCGAAGTTCGGCTCGACGGCGGCCGACCGCCATGGCTCCTGCTGCCTGACGACGTAGGCAGCAAGCTCGTCAACGGGCTCGACGGCAGCGACGCAAGGCGCATCGTCAATCGCCCGATGATGAAGCAGCTCCTCCAGGCTGCGCACAAGCTCGGCTTGCGCCCGAGCACCACGGCGCGTGTGGTGGGCGGCTACCAGCTCGGCGAGCTGCTTGATGACGGCGAGGGCTACCAGGAGCACCTCGCGAAGAACGCCGCCGTCGACCGCGACCAGGCACGCGTTCGCAGCTACCTCGTGCCCGCCGCGACGAGCGCAGAGCGGCGCGCACAGCTCCATCGCGCGGCCCGACGCGAAGCGCGGACGCTCGCGCAGATCGGCCAGCACCCGGGCATCCTCGCGTACCGCTCGTTCGTCGACGACGCGCCGCTCGGACCGGCGGTGCTCTTCGAGTCCTTCGAGGATTCGCTCCCGCTGCACGCCTTCATCCGCCAGGAGCCGAACCTCACGTTCGACGAGCGGCTCGGTCTCCTGCAGCAGATCGTCGAGGCGGTCGCGCACTGCCACCGCTCGGGCGTCCTTCACCGCAACCTCGCGCCCGCCTCCGTGCTCGTTCGACGCGGCACCGACGGGCGCATCCACGTGCGCCTCCATCGATTCCAGACGGCCGCGTGGCTCGAACACTCGAGCGTCGGCACGCGCCACTTCCACGAGCTGTCACAGGCTGTCGATCGCCTCTATCACGCGCCCGAGGTCCTCGCCGATCCCGAGAAGGCGACCTACGAAAGCGACGTGTTCTCGGTGGGCTGCCTCGCGTGGCTGGTGCTCACCGGACAGCACCCGGCCGCGACGCTCGCCGAGCGCGAGCAGCGCATCAAGGGCGGGAAGGACGGCGAAGGGGGTCTGCGCCCCTCGGCGGTCCGCTCCGACCTCGCGCTCCTCGACGAAGCCATCGCCTTCGCCACGCAGCCCAACCTCCACGCCCGCGCCGACGACATCTCCGACTGGTTCAACGCCTTCGTCCTCGAAGCGCTCACGCGACCGACCGTCGACGTCAGCGTCGGAGCGGATCCACGCGAAGCGCAGAAGGGCGACACGCTCCAGGGCGGCTTGCGCGTCGAGCGGCGGCTCGGCTCCGGCGGCACGGCGCTCGTGCTGCACGTGCGCCGCGAGGGGCGTGACTTCGCGCTGAAGGTTCCGCACGACGCAGGCTGCGGCGAGCGGCTGCTCTCGGAGGCCAAGGCGCTGCGCGACCTGCGCCACGAGCACATCGTCGCGCTGCGCGACGTCGTGACCCTCGGCGGGCTTCCGTGCTTGCTCCTCGAATTCGCCGGCGATCGAAGCCTGGGCGACGTGCTCCGCGAACAAGGCACGCTGCCGCTCGAGCTGGCGCGCCGCTACGGCGACGACCTGCTCTCGGCGGTGCAGTACCTCGAGGAGGCCGGCGTCACCCATCGTGACATCAAGCCCACCAACGTCGGCTTCACCAGCCTCTCGAAGAAGCAGAGCCACCTGCTGCTGCTCGACTTTTCGCTCTCGTCGGCCGACACCACCGCGATCACCGCGGGCACCGCCGAGTGGCGTGATCCGTGGCTCTACCTGCGTGGCGCGTGGGATGCCGAGGCCGACCGCTTCGCCGCCGCCGCCGTGCTGTACCTCACGCTCACCGGCGCTCGGCCCTCTCTCCCGCAGGGCGACGCGACCGCCGACATCGTCGTGGACGCCGAGCGCTTCGACGCGGCCGTGCGCGACCGGTTGACCACGTTCTTCCGCAAGGCCTTCGCGCGCGACCCGAAGACCCGCTTCACCAGCGCCGAGGCGATGCGCCACGCGTGGTCGAACTCGCTGTCGTCTCCTACCGAGACGGACGACGGCGCCTCCGCCGTCGCCCTCGACCAGGTACGCCTCGAGACGCCCGTCGACGCGTTGCCGCTCTCGGCCCGTGCGCGCAATGCGCTCGACCGCGCGGGCGTGTCGACGGTCGCGGAGCTGCTGCTCCTTCCACGCAACCAGCTCTCCGTCGTGCGCGGCGTCGGCACGCAGGTCGCCCGTGACATCGTCAAAGTCGCCGACCAGCTCCGCGCCCGCTTCGAGGTCGAGAACCGTCCGATGCTGGTGCCCGGCTTCGCGCGACCGCGTCTGGTGCTCGATGAGCCCGAAGCGGGAATCGACGCGAGCACGGCCGACCGCCTCGTCGCGGCAGGCCTCAAGACCACCGTCGACGCCGCGCTCGCGCCCGCCGCTCGCATCGAGAAGCTCCTCGGAAAACCTCGCGCCGCAGTGCTCCGTGAGCGGCTCGTGGCCATCGCCGCCGCGGAGCCCACGCCGGGCTCGCTGGGCGACTGGGCGCGCGAACTCATCGGCCGCTCCAGCGCGAACGAGGCGAACAAGCGACTCCGCGTTCTCGTCGGTCTGGACCCACTCCCTGACGAGCGGCCCGACACGGGCCTCCCCGCAGCGCGCGCCGTGCCCGAGGTCGCCGGAGCGTTCGGGATCGAGCCCGCGCAGATTTACTCAAGCCTCCAATTCCTCCGCAACAAGCGGTGGGAGGACAACGCGGCGGCCAGCGCGCTCACGCAAGCGTTGTCGGCGGCGCTCGACGCAGCAGCCCCTGCATCAAGCTTCATGGAGCTAGCGCTCTCTCTGGCCAAGGCTCGGACAGAGGGCTCGCCCACCGACGACGACGTGCGCACCGCCGCGGCGCTGCTCCGTGTGGCCCTAGAGCTGCGTCCCAACCCGCCAGCGACGTGGCGCCGCATTGGCAACACGCCGTGGGTCGCGCGCGATCCCCAAGTGCTCGACGCGCTCGCGGCCCTTGCGGAGCGCGCCGACAGCCTGGCTGCCACCGAACCGCTTCCTTCCTCCGAGGTCGTGCGAGCGGCGCTCGCCGAGGCCAGCGCCGGCACCCCGCTCGCGGCCCTTCCGGCGGACCAGCGGCTTGCGCTCGCGGCGCGCGCCAGCACGAGTGCCGCCGCATCGGCGCGCCTCGAGCTGTACCCGCGCGGCATGGACGCGACCCGGACTCTGTCCCTGAGCCTCGGCGCGCTCTCGGGCACCGGCCTCACGCCCGACGTCGTTCGCAAACGCATCGCCGCGCGCTACCCGGAGGCCACCCCGCTGCCCGGTCGCCCGGCGCTCGACGCCCTGCTCGCGCCTCACGGCCTCATCTTCATGGCCGACCTCGGCGCAGGCGAGTACGCGCGGCCTGGACAGCACGCGAACACGTCGATGACGGTGACGCCGCCCTCGCGCAAGCCCACCGCGCCCGGCCTCCCGCAGCGCAGCAGCCCCGACGCTCAGCGGGCCGCGGCCTTCCAGGACCAGCTCGAACGAGGCGTCGCGGCGGGTCGCTTCCGCGTGGTTCAGGTGAGAGCCGACGCCGCGAGTCAAGCGACCGACGCACTGGCGGTTGCGCTGAAGACGCAGGCGATATCGCTCGACCTCGCGCTCACGGAGGCCGTTCGGCAGACCGCCAAGGAGCTCGACGTCGAGTGGGCGAACATCGAGGCCGCCGACCGCCAGGGGCCCGGCGGCTCCGATTGGCCGTTGCTCATCGAGCTGGTAACCCAGGCCACCGACCGCGTCGTCGACGACCTCTTGAAGCGACACGCCCAGACGTTGTTGCTCGCATGGCCCGGCGCGCTCGCGCGTTACGGCCTAGCGGGCGCGCTCTCGCGCATCGTCGCAGGCGCCGAGCACGGCGACGCGCCCGCCATCCTCCTCGTGGTGCCCTCGCATGACGACGGCACCGCGCCCTCCATCAACGGTCGGCTGCCCGTTCCCGCGCCGCTACCGAGCCAGCGGCTCGTCATGCCCGATGCGTGGCTGGCGAATGCCCACAAAGCCGCGGAGACGCCCTGA
- the mads1 gene encoding methylation-associated defense system helix-turn-helix domain-containing protein MAD1, producing the protein MSDEILTLPEVAQLLKVAEKTVYTMAQKGELPAFKVGGQWRFRRANLDSWIDAKTRRAAGEEESK; encoded by the coding sequence ATGTCGGACGAGATCCTCACGCTTCCCGAGGTCGCCCAACTGCTCAAAGTCGCGGAGAAAACCGTCTACACGATGGCGCAGAAGGGGGAGCTGCCAGCGTTCAAGGTTGGGGGCCAGTGGCGCTTTCGCCGCGCGAACTTGGATAGCTGGATCGACGCGAAGACCCGCCGCGCCGCTGGCGAGGAGGAGTCGAAGTGA
- the pglX gene encoding BREX-2 system adenine-specific DNA-methyltransferase PglX, producing MSIANLPKLLQPALKALEKDLLARAKTERVEAGLKAAWGDEQKAGQTGLGFEPWRRERVTQLAVSWILSIVFVRTLEDRGYVDPRVAGATASALRAAEDREALFLQVAPFLGPREYLLAVFRELAKLPGARDVFDTKHNPVWVLSPSSEGAQALLDFFRKPDASGAPALIFPKREPSEANKHSANEDTRFLGDLYQDLSEAVRKRYALLQTPEFVEEFILDQTLDPAIAEFGLKEVTLIDPTCGSGHFLLGAFRRLLGRWQKEAPTENIADLARRALDQVYGVDINPYAVAIARFRLVLALLDAVGIKRLERAPDIKPNVVVADSLLHRFDQRVLSVGQMSMDDDLRWGDRLFRLESRGDVERVLTKRFHAVLGNPPYITEKDGVKKRRFKELYDSITGRWALGAPFTQRFFDLAVSNGFVGLINTNAWTKRDYGKVLIEKVLPRFDVQKIIDTSGCYLPGHGTPTLLLFGRNRSPTETAIPAVLGKRGEQEPPFEPSRAPVWSEIVANHQAVGFDGQYVSVESFTRLEARRHPWLLAGGGARTLYERLEEAAPTSLGKIAKSVGVDTITRASDLLEITKAAYTRLGVEVESLLPYVNGDTVRDWAFRDAGIHIPVPYSRDSWDLWHNLQSAPGLARFLWPHRFWLANRFVSGGTRMTDVGLPHWAIPQLPIEKHQTPFSLVFGEVATHNHYVLDRGGRLFKQTAPLIKLNSDRNEADYQALCGYLNSSTVGFWDRLNFFQKGGDQVGEGARLSKTPWQDRLQRSGNILQQLPAPKLDGLREKLLELVVAAEEALLQMAELGPEKAVASTLAAVPKVTALRDVRAKSLAERARLRGILVSLQEEIDWRVYGLFGLPTVQAPSVDAVRVVVEPNQRPFEVRLAREVASDISASEWFRVHKREAPKDVGGPLTELYRQRLRLLDDPEHGKQLRLLETPETKRRWSPPDDTNSFATAVRMWLLDRIEASFREQTTPELRTARQLALELGSDPAVAAAHELLTEESGLDLPKVLSDLVDSDGVPFLACYRYAETGMEKRASWEEAWRLQRLEDEGKLKSELERLNLKAIPAPDNYSPKDYLRHYWSLRGTVDVPKERFVTVPGGNADEDMTPLVGWAGWDHLQVAQALSGIYQRRKSEDGWQKDRLVPLLAGLDERVPWLLQWHNETSAAFGGMKLGEFFRDFVAGEAHSLGVAVSDLRKWTPPAAVKRTTVDPSDVLAALKAWRPEVDEDEDADEEAEQPEGPTEAELASEVGATKALIKKALKKLEADGLVEKLSGRPARYLATGDEA from the coding sequence ATGAGCATCGCGAACTTGCCCAAGCTGCTGCAGCCCGCGCTCAAGGCGCTCGAGAAGGACCTCCTCGCGCGCGCGAAGACCGAGCGCGTCGAGGCCGGCCTGAAGGCGGCGTGGGGGGACGAACAGAAGGCGGGGCAGACGGGGCTTGGCTTCGAGCCGTGGCGACGTGAGCGCGTGACCCAGCTCGCGGTCTCGTGGATCTTGTCCATCGTCTTCGTGCGCACGCTGGAGGATCGCGGGTACGTCGATCCGCGCGTAGCAGGCGCGACCGCCAGCGCGCTGCGCGCCGCAGAAGACCGCGAGGCACTCTTCCTCCAGGTCGCGCCCTTCCTCGGTCCGCGCGAGTACCTGCTGGCGGTGTTCCGCGAACTGGCGAAGCTCCCCGGCGCGCGCGACGTATTCGACACGAAGCACAACCCCGTCTGGGTGCTCTCGCCGTCGAGCGAAGGCGCTCAGGCACTGCTCGACTTCTTCCGCAAGCCCGACGCGAGCGGCGCGCCCGCGCTCATCTTCCCCAAGCGTGAGCCGAGCGAAGCAAACAAGCACAGCGCGAACGAGGACACGCGTTTCCTCGGCGACCTGTACCAGGACCTGTCCGAGGCCGTGCGCAAGCGCTACGCGCTCTTGCAAACGCCGGAGTTCGTGGAGGAGTTCATCCTCGACCAGACGCTCGACCCGGCCATCGCGGAATTCGGTCTCAAGGAGGTGACCCTCATCGACCCGACCTGCGGCTCGGGCCACTTCCTCCTCGGTGCGTTCAGGCGGCTCCTCGGTCGCTGGCAGAAGGAGGCTCCGACCGAGAACATCGCGGACCTCGCGCGGCGCGCGCTCGATCAGGTCTACGGCGTCGACATCAACCCGTACGCGGTGGCCATCGCGCGCTTCCGCCTCGTGCTGGCGCTGCTCGATGCGGTGGGCATCAAGCGGCTCGAGCGCGCGCCCGACATCAAGCCGAACGTCGTCGTGGCCGACAGCCTGCTGCATCGCTTCGACCAGCGTGTCCTCAGCGTCGGACAGATGTCGATGGACGATGACCTTCGCTGGGGCGACCGGCTGTTTCGGCTCGAGAGTCGAGGTGACGTTGAGCGCGTCCTCACGAAGCGATTCCATGCGGTGCTCGGCAACCCGCCGTACATCACCGAGAAGGACGGAGTTAAGAAGCGCCGCTTCAAGGAACTGTACGACAGCATCACTGGCAGGTGGGCTCTCGGGGCCCCGTTCACGCAGCGGTTCTTCGACTTGGCTGTATCCAACGGTTTCGTCGGATTGATCAACACGAACGCTTGGACGAAACGGGACTACGGCAAGGTTCTGATTGAGAAGGTCCTGCCGCGCTTTGACGTTCAGAAGATCATCGACACGTCCGGGTGTTACTTGCCGGGCCATGGCACGCCGACACTCCTGCTGTTCGGCCGGAACCGGTCGCCGACCGAGACCGCAATTCCGGCGGTACTTGGTAAGCGTGGCGAGCAGGAACCACCGTTCGAACCTTCGCGGGCGCCGGTATGGTCCGAGATTGTCGCGAATCACCAAGCGGTCGGGTTTGACGGCCAGTACGTCTCGGTGGAGTCGTTCACGCGACTCGAAGCGAGACGCCATCCCTGGCTCCTCGCCGGTGGTGGTGCACGAACGCTCTATGAACGGCTTGAAGAAGCCGCGCCCACGAGCCTCGGCAAGATCGCCAAGAGCGTAGGCGTCGACACAATCACGCGCGCGTCCGATCTTCTGGAGATCACCAAGGCCGCCTACACGCGCCTTGGTGTGGAAGTCGAATCCCTCCTCCCTTACGTAAACGGCGACACAGTTCGGGACTGGGCCTTTCGGGATGCAGGCATCCACATTCCCGTGCCCTACTCGAGAGACTCGTGGGACCTGTGGCACAATCTGCAGTCGGCGCCGGGACTCGCAAGGTTCCTCTGGCCTCACCGATTCTGGCTGGCGAACCGGTTCGTATCCGGCGGCACTCGAATGACCGACGTCGGATTGCCTCATTGGGCCATCCCGCAGCTACCTATCGAGAAGCACCAGACCCCGTTCTCCTTGGTGTTCGGCGAGGTAGCGACACACAATCACTACGTTCTCGACCGTGGTGGAAGGCTCTTCAAGCAGACGGCTCCGCTGATCAAGCTGAACTCCGATCGCAACGAAGCCGACTATCAAGCGCTGTGCGGCTATCTGAACAGCTCGACGGTTGGGTTTTGGGATCGCCTCAACTTCTTCCAGAAAGGTGGAGACCAGGTTGGTGAGGGCGCGCGGTTGTCCAAAACACCGTGGCAAGATCGCCTACAACGATCTGGAAACATCCTGCAGCAACTTCCCGCTCCGAAGCTCGACGGGCTACGGGAGAAGCTGCTGGAACTGGTCGTGGCTGCCGAAGAAGCCCTTCTCCAGATGGCCGAACTCGGGCCCGAGAAGGCCGTCGCATCCACTCTCGCTGCCGTCCCCAAGGTCACCGCACTTCGTGATGTGCGCGCCAAGAGCCTCGCCGAGCGCGCGCGCCTACGCGGCATCCTCGTGTCACTCCAAGAGGAGATCGACTGGCGCGTGTACGGTCTGTTCGGGCTGCCCACCGTCCAGGCTCCCTCCGTCGATGCGGTACGCGTCGTCGTCGAGCCGAATCAGCGCCCCTTCGAGGTGCGCCTCGCACGCGAAGTCGCGTCGGACATCTCGGCTTCCGAGTGGTTCCGCGTGCACAAGCGCGAGGCGCCGAAGGACGTCGGGGGCCCGCTCACCGAACTGTATCGCCAGCGGTTGCGCCTTCTCGACGATCCAGAGCACGGGAAGCAGCTTCGTCTCCTCGAAACGCCGGAGACCAAGCGCCGCTGGTCGCCGCCGGACGACACCAATTCCTTCGCCACGGCGGTTCGGATGTGGCTCCTAGATCGCATCGAGGCGTCGTTCCGCGAGCAGACCACGCCGGAGCTGCGCACCGCACGCCAACTCGCCCTTGAGCTCGGGAGCGATCCGGCGGTCGCTGCCGCGCACGAGCTACTGACCGAGGAGAGCGGACTCGACCTCCCGAAGGTCCTTTCCGATCTCGTCGACAGCGATGGTGTGCCCTTCCTTGCCTGCTACCGCTACGCGGAGACCGGCATGGAAAAGCGTGCAAGCTGGGAGGAGGCTTGGCGCCTGCAGCGCCTCGAGGACGAAGGGAAGCTCAAGTCCGAGCTTGAGCGCCTCAATCTCAAGGCTATCCCCGCACCGGATAACTACAGCCCCAAGGATTACCTCCGCCACTACTGGAGCCTGCGCGGAACTGTCGACGTGCCGAAGGAGCGCTTCGTCACGGTCCCCGGTGGCAACGCCGACGAGGACATGACGCCGCTCGTCGGCTGGGCGGGCTGGGACCACCTGCAGGTCGCGCAGGCGCTCTCCGGCATCTACCAGCGCCGCAAGTCGGAGGACGGCTGGCAGAAGGACCGCCTCGTGCCGCTGCTCGCCGGCCTCGACGAGCGCGTGCCCTGGCTCCTGCAGTGGCACAACGAGACGTCGGCGGCCTTCGGAGGCATGAAGCTCGGCGAATTCTTCCGCGACTTCGTAGCGGGCGAAGCGCACAGCCTCGGCGTCGCCGTGAGCGACCTTCGCAAGTGGACGCCGCCCGCCGCGGTGAAGCGTACGACTGTGGATCCCAGCGACGTGCTCGCCGCGCTGAAGGCCTGGAGGCCCGAGGTCGACGAGGACGAAGACGCCGACGAGGAGGCCGAGCAGCCCGAGGGCCCGACCGAGGCCGAGCTCGCGAGCGAGGTGGGCGCCACGAAGGCCCTCATCAAGAAGGCGCTCAAGAAGCTCGAAGCCGACGGACTCGTTGAGAAGCTCTCCGGGCGCCCTGCTCGGTACCTGGCCACTGGAGACGAAGCATGA
- the pglZ gene encoding BREX-2 system phosphatase PglZ: MDSPLLSEADVRLEVERLFRRDHRSKLLALFGRGQPGRFELDGLAWEIIPTSCELELRSKLPAPGEPPPAGSVYLVDWAEDALPLDVSCRLAGGRIYHVARDARLAALFGARQVDPGLSSTALARLALSGAITGLRKVTGLRLMRTDLWKRVLEARFGIPEAALETASEWLRWVRTSDAGPAFARACEGDDLLRAVRRELLDWLEERLPAVGVLGLRAWELGLVDRALQALLLLSAVEQNEDAYLRGLVNGQVASIAPGLANEVRGAHAGGTAQALLEAVLSVEDAYDRRLIDEAQQHAVDGGASALATASDWLPAGHAAREVAVAAALTAFVDAPGPDAMEALLTTFDRLGAHRLDKALRRSEHVEARRMAARLAAWLLARKVRPQLADHSTPWQPVSDLARRYTEEGGFLDWARQSLRGMRGAGDALMAAVRRLYEAVDAVARADDRRFAQAYVAWIDAGKPSNEVLPIEHVTKRVVAQFLKGGDHRRLLLVLMDGMSYAAAVQVLQRLRDQRRWSPIAWRTPGWNGQLPIPPVLAAAPTLTEVSRAALFAGVADPRFGDQGTDKDDSRWATNPHLRELVGDEPLKVFFRRDIHAGHELIDEVKQAVAGDQRVVAVVVNAIDEQLKGSLQVAVDYSKTPILPLEALLSAADGAERAVLLVADHGHVAGDAMRVAGGRIPAGREGGARWRALAEGEEPQDGEVLLPRTSWKPRGAVGIAALWDTAIANRAPHYGEHGGLSLAEAVAPAFLIGPEWLDRVAGEDVELSCRVLPEPDWWGLKIARPAAPPVAVQPQPTTKAQLQLIPVGSAKAPTAPPHAPTEPALVARLRTSKLFTQQVAGVPKPDVERVLTWLAVLVEAGGSLTSSDFARLCGVRSHQVGGAVARMGVLNADGFAIVEHDVAGRRVVLHKARLLSQFGVTE, translated from the coding sequence ATGGACTCGCCGCTCCTCTCGGAGGCCGACGTTCGCTTGGAGGTAGAGCGGCTGTTCCGGCGCGACCATCGCTCGAAGCTGCTCGCGCTCTTCGGCCGAGGGCAGCCGGGCCGCTTCGAGTTGGACGGCCTCGCGTGGGAGATCATCCCGACGTCGTGCGAGCTGGAGCTGCGCTCGAAGCTGCCGGCGCCAGGCGAGCCGCCCCCCGCGGGCAGCGTCTACCTCGTCGACTGGGCCGAGGACGCGCTCCCACTCGACGTCTCGTGCCGGCTCGCAGGCGGGCGCATCTACCACGTCGCGCGCGACGCCCGGCTCGCCGCGCTCTTCGGAGCGCGCCAGGTCGATCCGGGCCTCTCCTCCACTGCGCTAGCGCGCCTCGCGCTCTCCGGTGCCATCACGGGGCTGCGAAAGGTCACGGGGCTTCGGCTCATGCGCACCGACCTCTGGAAGCGGGTGCTCGAAGCGCGGTTCGGCATCCCTGAGGCCGCGCTCGAGACCGCGAGCGAGTGGCTGCGTTGGGTGCGTACCTCCGACGCAGGCCCGGCGTTCGCGCGAGCTTGCGAGGGCGACGACCTCCTGCGGGCCGTGCGGCGCGAGCTTCTCGACTGGCTCGAAGAGCGACTTCCCGCTGTCGGCGTGTTGGGCTTGCGCGCGTGGGAGCTGGGGCTCGTCGACCGGGCGCTTCAAGCGCTATTGCTGCTGAGTGCCGTTGAGCAGAATGAGGATGCATACCTGCGCGGTCTCGTGAACGGACAGGTCGCGAGCATCGCTCCGGGGCTCGCCAACGAAGTCCGGGGAGCGCACGCCGGAGGAACCGCGCAGGCCCTGCTCGAAGCGGTGCTCAGCGTCGAGGATGCCTATGATCGGCGGCTCATTGATGAGGCTCAGCAGCACGCGGTGGACGGTGGGGCATCAGCGCTCGCGACGGCGAGCGACTGGTTGCCTGCCGGCCACGCCGCGCGCGAGGTTGCCGTCGCCGCCGCCCTCACCGCCTTCGTTGATGCGCCCGGCCCCGACGCGATGGAAGCCTTGCTCACCACCTTCGACCGTCTGGGTGCCCACCGCCTCGACAAGGCGCTCCGCCGCTCGGAACACGTCGAGGCGCGAAGGATGGCGGCGCGCCTCGCGGCCTGGCTGCTCGCGCGCAAGGTACGGCCTCAGCTCGCGGATCACAGCACTCCGTGGCAGCCTGTGAGCGACCTCGCGCGCCGCTACACAGAGGAGGGCGGCTTCCTCGACTGGGCGCGCCAGAGCCTGCGCGGCATGCGCGGTGCTGGCGACGCGCTGATGGCAGCCGTGCGTCGGCTGTACGAGGCCGTTGACGCGGTGGCGCGTGCCGACGACCGGCGCTTCGCCCAGGCCTACGTGGCCTGGATCGATGCCGGGAAGCCTTCGAACGAGGTGCTGCCCATCGAGCACGTCACCAAGCGCGTCGTCGCGCAGTTCCTCAAGGGCGGCGACCATCGGCGCCTGCTCCTCGTGCTGATGGACGGCATGAGCTACGCGGCGGCGGTGCAGGTACTTCAGCGCCTGCGCGACCAGCGTCGCTGGAGCCCCATCGCGTGGCGCACGCCCGGCTGGAACGGTCAGCTCCCGATTCCACCTGTGCTCGCCGCTGCGCCCACGCTGACCGAAGTGAGCCGCGCGGCGCTCTTCGCGGGCGTGGCCGATCCACGCTTCGGCGACCAGGGCACCGACAAGGACGACTCGCGCTGGGCGACGAACCCGCACTTGCGCGAGCTGGTCGGCGACGAGCCGCTCAAGGTGTTCTTCCGGCGCGACATTCATGCGGGGCACGAGCTCATCGACGAGGTGAAGCAGGCCGTGGCGGGGGACCAGCGCGTCGTCGCCGTCGTCGTGAACGCCATCGACGAGCAGCTCAAGGGCAGCCTCCAGGTGGCCGTCGACTACAGCAAGACGCCCATTCTCCCGCTCGAAGCGCTGCTGAGCGCCGCCGACGGTGCGGAGCGCGCGGTGTTGCTCGTAGCGGACCACGGGCACGTCGCGGGCGATGCGATGCGCGTCGCGGGGGGGCGCATCCCGGCGGGACGCGAAGGTGGCGCCCGCTGGCGCGCGCTGGCCGAAGGTGAGGAGCCGCAAGACGGCGAGGTCCTCCTGCCCCGGACCTCATGGAAGCCTCGCGGGGCGGTCGGCATCGCTGCACTGTGGGACACCGCGATCGCAAACCGCGCTCCGCACTATGGCGAACACGGCGGGCTCTCGCTCGCCGAGGCGGTGGCGCCTGCCTTCCTGATTGGCCCCGAGTGGCTTGATCGCGTCGCGGGCGAGGACGTCGAGCTGTCGTGCCGCGTGCTCCCGGAGCCCGACTGGTGGGGGCTCAAGATCGCTCGGCCCGCAGCACCTCCCGTCGCGGTCCAGCCCCAGCCGACGACGAAGGCGCAGCTCCAGCTCATTCCGGTGGGCTCCGCGAAGGCGCCGACGGCGCCACCGCACGCGCCGACCGAGCCCGCGCTCGTCGCGCGCCTGCGAACGTCCAAGCTCTTCACGCAGCAAGTCGCGGGCGTGCCGAAGCCCGACGTCGAGCGCGTACTCACGTGGCTCGCGGTCCTTGTTGAAGCGGGGGGCAGCCTGACCTCCTCCGACTTCGCGCGCTTGTGCGGTGTGCGGTCCCATCAGGTTGGCGGCGCCGTTGCGCGCATGGGGGTCCTGAACGCAGACGGCTTTGCCATCGTCGAACACGACGTAGCGGGCCGCCGGGTCGTTCTGCACAAAGCGAGGCTGCTCTCGCAGTTTGGAGTGACGGAATGA